The segment cctAACTCCTACATCCTGCAGCTGTGTTTGTAGAATTGACTTCTGGTAAATAAGATGGCGTGGCATGGTTATGATCAGGGGTGGGGTAGATTTATCTTTGCTCTCTTTGATCAGGGGTAGGAATGTAGGATGACACAATGTTTGAGGCAGTGGTAGGATGATTTCTTTTCGTAAATTGGATATATCCCTTTTTAAGTTGCACTGCTTAAATTGGAAGTCTATAAGGATAATGTTTCTTCATCATCGCTAATGCAAAACACTATTGAAAATTGGATGCCTGTGTAAACTAAGTTGCTGATGAAACCAAATCACTTTGTAAAAATAAGAAATGAAAAAGCAAGGAAACCATAGcgcctgtttagttcccttcactaaaatttagctacgaaaattattttagctactcttgggtaaCTAAtgagactaaactattttagctcctttttagtcagtgtgtttggaagtttagttattaaaataattaaagtttagctggctaaaatttagcgggggaaccaaacaggcccataATTGAATTTTGCGTTGTTACACGATAGATATGAAACTAATTTTGGTGTCTTGTACAGGGTAGTACAACGTGCGGTATAAGCAATGTGTTAGGCTATACAATTACACTAACAGTGATCTTCCCAATGGCCTAGGACCTCACGGGATTTCTACAAATTCCCTACAACAAAATCGTCCTTTTCTTGGATTCCAgtaaaaagaacaaaaaaatattataagAGCTGCACTCTACTGATACACAGTACAAAGGGGTCAAAACTCTCCAAGGCCTTTATCCTACGACTCTGAGAATCAGCTTGTTGCCAGCATGGTCATTGGTTGTGGGATCTTCACTGACGAAGCTCCCAATCTTGAGTAGCGCCTGAAATTtagcatgattttttttttggacgTTAGGGGTGAAACAAAATCTGTGGCCAAAATACAGAACGCCAATTGAACAACTGCACATGAATGGAGAATGAGTACAGAACCTCAATAGCAATATTATAGCATAGAAACATCACCAGGGCCCTGCTTAGCTGCAATCTCTGCACAAATAAATGCAGTGTGATGTACTGTTAggcaatgttttatgcatgaagGGAAGAAACTTGTGTATTGCAAAAAAAGAGGGCCATATATGTAATAATGAATATAGGAATATTCTAGAGAAACCTTGTAAGAAATTACAGGGAAACATACCTTCAAGAGAAACCCTTGTGTCGGCATTTGCATAAGCATTACCTCTTTGctctgcaagcatacttagtttTGAGAAAGCctgagggcctgtttagattgagaacgaaaaatttttgggtgtcacatcggatatgtcggaaggatgtcgggaggggtttttagaaactaataaaaaaacaaattacataactcgttaggaaattgcaagacaaatttattaagcataattaatctgtcattagcatatatgagttactatagcacttaaggctaatcatggagtaactaggcttaaaagatttgtctcgcgattctcaactaaactgtgtaattagtttatttttttatctacatttaatgttacatgcatgtgtctaaagattcgatgggatggatgaaaaattttttggtggggaactaaacagggcttaAAGCAAAAAATAGTTCAGCGATTTGAAGTATTATGGATACTCAAGCAACACATCTTGAAGGATGAAAGTAGCTACCGCTGTCTATGGATCATTGCATGGCTGGTCTAAAAGAGGACGAGAAGCAGTCCCTACTTGAGCAATGCGCTTCGCAAGGGCATCCAAAGGTACATCCAACCAAACAGATAGACCTTTCTTCATGTAATTCCCGAATTCATAAGAAACAATCGGAAATATTATTTGTTTGGGAAGACAAAAAAAAGGACAATCACAAGACATGGAACCAGATTTTTTTTTCCAATACCAGTTAGGGCCCGTTCGGTTAAGTGTTCCCGGCCTAAAACGGCTCGGAACAATTTCAGCCCAGGCCCAGAACAATTCCAGGCCATTCCGAGCTGCAAACGAACGAGCCCTTAATTGGCCTAATAACAGCACCACCTCCAGTTGCAACAACTAGTCGCCTCATTGAGGATAAATCCCTCAAGACACAACTCTGCAGCAGCAGAGAAACAATAtactgtggccttgtttagtttaccccaaaaaccaaatttttttaagattttccgtcacatcaaatcttgcggcacatgcatgaagcattaaatatagatgaaaacaaaaactagttgcacattttacatgtaaatcgcgagatgaatcttttaaacctagttactccataattggacaatgtttgtcaaataaaaacgaaaatactacagtgtcaaaatcccaaaaaaatttggatctaaacaagacctgtcATTGCATAAGCCTTTATGTTGGGACATTACAATTTCAAAAATTCAGAAATTATACCAATCTTGCTAAAATAGGAAGGAAAATTCAGCAAACAATATTCAAAATAATCAAGAAATGTTACCTCATTCTCTCTGAAAACACTTCACTATGAACcttgaatattttttttttttgacaatgaACCTTGAATATTAGAGCAACAGAAGGCATGCCTGCTTGTTCTACAAGCTTATCACTATCAAAGAATGAATAACCCAGAACTTCAGCTAAGATCTTCCCCACCGTACTTTTTCCGGAGCCCATCATTCCTTCAGTATGAACACACCCCTAGTTACTGAGGCGAAGACAAGCCAATatgtaattttggtcaaacagaAGGTCTCGGAAGTTCAGAGCTTACCAACTAGGTAAATGCACTGTCCATTCAAGTGGAATAGAACTTCTTCAGATTTCCTCTGCAGTTACATTAGGAATATACATATCACAAAGATGGCCAGAAAGCAAAGCAGTACATGGTGCCATGTTTGGTTTCATTCGTTTAAGAAATTTGAATTTGATGTACTCTTATTTACCTTTAATAGCAGGGCCTCATCAGCTGAATTGTGCATGCTCTCATCACCTACATAAGATGAGAAATTCAGAAAAAAAGGAAGTTAatttaaatgaaataaatataatatCAGATCATAGGTCCTCATGAGAACCGAGGCTAGTTCTTGCACAGTAGCACAATTAGCAGTATACTCCCTTTGTACTCGaaaagaaagtcattttggACAGCGACACAGTCTACAAAGCATAACTTTGACTCCTTATTcttataaaaaaattatcaaaaagtgatatatgtatattattatgaaagtatttttcaagacaaatttattcatATAATTTACACATTTtaaaactcaacaacttaaaaagtATTCATTATTTATATTCCCAATATTTGACTCAAACATTGTCCAAAATAACTTTCTTTTCGAGTATGGAGGAGGAAGTATATTAAGATGAAAGTACATGCTCAATTCTAGTCCGTGAAGTGTCAAAAACAATATTGTTCCGAGTAATTAGGAAAAGAAGCCTAGCTAATCCAGAATTGAATTAAATATTTCCTATAGGGAAAGTAAGTCCTTTTACACTGCAGTTTAACGACATTGATTTCAATGACATCGTGCAACactcccttttttttttgtgaccaTGCCTAACCACAGCCCCCCTGGTCCTTGCAATATTTCTTGATGAACAGAAACATCTCCATCACACCTGATTCCTAAATTTCAGAAATTTCACCAACTCAAATGCAAGACCAGTCTCCAATTCGCATACTCTGAAGTCTAAACCAAGGTCCAAGCTAACACCAAaccaaccaccaccaccacacctGCCAAATTCTGCTGCCACAATCGACCTGTTCATTCTGCTCACACAGGTATCATTGTATCCATTCTGCTCGCACATGCGCGCAAATTTATCTGTCGAATCTGCCAGATTTGCTTCCAACCAGATCAGATACCAACATTTCCGTCCTCGAACTAATCAAAATTGCAAaaaccttaggccttgtttagtagcACCCAAAAtccgaaaactttttaagattttgcatcatatcaaattttgtggcacatgtataaaatattaaatataaataaaaaataactaattatttagtctatggttggacaataattgtttaatagaaacgaaagtgatatagtatcaaaaaaacttttcaccgaACTTAGAGCCTGTTCGAAAACTATAGCTAAAAATATCATTCGTTGATTTATTGCAAGGGAACGGGAGGCGCGCGCCGTCTAGCGGTCGGTCAAGCAGGTGCCCGTGGATGCGCTGCGAGCGGAGACGCAGTCTTAAAAAGCGCCATCGAGCTGGCCGGTTCCAAGACGGAGGACGAGGACGGTAACTTGTCATATGTTGACTTGGAGCGACAGTTTGGAATGCTTCCTGTGACTCGCTTTGCCAGGCTAGGCAAGAAAATGAACGTTTGGTTGTTTTGCCTGTTTCCTCGTTTCTTGTGTATTCCAGGATTCCTCTGGCCAACCAGGATAAGGCGTTTAGATCCAATtcttttttaaattttgatattgtaacactttcgttttaatttgataaacattgtctaattatgaagtaactaggtttaaaagattcgtctcgcgattttacaggcaaactgtgtaattagttttttgtttttatctatatttagtgcttaatGCATatgcgcaagatttgatgtgacgagaaatcttagaaaagtttttgatttttggggtgaattaaacaaggcctaaggccttgttcagttggcaaattttttgaattttggataCCATAGcagtttcgtttgtatttaataattattgttcaatcatggactaactaggctcaaaagattcgtcttgcaaattacatgtaaactgtgtaattagttttttttaatctatatttatgccttgtttagttcaccaaaaaaataaaaacttttcaagattctccgtcacatcgaatcttgcggcacatgcatgaagcattaaatatagatgaaaacaaaaaccaattgcacagtttgcctgtaaatacgagacgaatcttttaagtctagttactccatgattagataatgtttgtcaaataaaaataaaagtgctacagtgtcaaaatctaaaaactttttgcatctaaacaaggccttaatactctatatatgtgcgataagatttgatgtgacgagaaatcttgttttttttttaactaaacaaggcctaggcaaAAAACGCTCTCCAACCTTTGGCAACGCAAGGCAAGATAGATTGACAAATATACCAAACGTGCCCGGGTCATTCAGTGGGCCGGCAGCGACGACACGTGAGTCGACTTGAGCGAGTGACTGGCGGTTGGGCCCTAATAGAATGGACTGGACGAACAAAAAAacctatagatagatagattttTCTCTTGacctctcatgatcaaaataatTAATACAACGGAATAGAAGAACATAAAGAAACATAAAATAAAGGaattattctttattttctaaATATCAACAGTAAAACTTTCATATATATAATTTAGATAAGAACTAGGAAGCTTTTATCCTACTTTTTAGAGCTCAGAAGAAATACAACTCAGCAGTACATCTAAAGCCCTCAAATTCCCCTTTCACCCCTCGTGCCCCAAGCCATTGAGTGGGCTGGCAGTGACGAGTGACGACACTTGAGTTGATATGAGTGAGTGGGCTGGTGGTTGGGCCCGAATAGAATGGACCGGATGGAAAAAAGACCTGTAGATAGATTTTTCTCTTGACCTCTTGTGATCAACATATAATTAATACAAACAGAATAGAAGAACATAAATAAAGACATAAAATAGAGAaattattctttattttctaaATATTGACAGTAGAACTTTCATGTATATAATTTAGATAAGAACTAAGAAGCTTTTATCCTACTTTTTAGGGCTAAGAAGAAAGACAACTTAGTGGTACCAGAGCCCTCAAATTCCTCTTTCACCCCTCGTTCATAGGGGCCTTGGATCAAGCCCTCAAAAGTCCGTCTCTCTTGTTTCCGTGCACAAAAACCCGCATTACAGTCATTGCTCAAgtgcaacttttttttttttataaaagttTGATAAAAATAGACTAGTTAGGATTtctcctccttttcttttaagaTAGGGCTATCACCTTAAAATCACTGCTCTAAAAAGTCATATAAAAAATGGACTTGGTAGGTGGCTTTTACAACATCGCCAACCAGCTCCCCCCCCAGCTGCCGTGTACCAAGATAGAGTACTTAAAGGAGAAGTTAAGAGGGAAGGAGATTATCATGAAAGATGTAAGAGCAAGATCAATAATGCGAAGTGCTTAGCTATAAGTTAAATGATTAGAGtcaagttatacaataagttgtcttatacttgtctctaaaatattttctatttcctattccttctcacaacacttgctatttAGGCCCATCACTACCTATGCATTCGTGGCTAGTTTGGTGCTTACATAAGAGCCAAACTATcatctctcttctctcctctacatcagcattagcttggttataagcccattattgtacctgctctaACAAACGATCGAATGAATTCTATAATCCTATCCTCGTCAATTCATCTTGCCGTGTTCTACTCTACCTTCCTGCTCCCCAAGCTATTGCTATTTGCTAACAAACAAATCCAGTTCAGTTCAATACCCACTTTGGTCACGCCCGTTCCAGTTCCATACCCATACCGGCGTTGAAATTCTGAGCCACCACACCATTCCTGTCCGCGTCCTTCGACCCGCCCTGCAGCAGTCCACCACGCCGGCGTCATCCATCGCGAAACGGAGGACATCACCCGCCCCCGCCCGTGTCGGCTGACCGCAACAACGGAAGAACCAATCGAGATAGCAAACCAACCCATCGGCAGCCGTGTCCGCGTCGTCGGCACCCCAAGCCCCCGCACCCCCAGTTGCCCCCGCCCCGCGCCACGCGCCCGCGCGCCTTGACCATGTGACGAGCCCGTCGGCCTCCACGTTCCCCCTGCCGCGCCACGCAGCAACGCCTTCCTCATCATACTATATAGAAAAAACATATAGGAGTCATGGAGTAGTATTTCTCATCCtctgaccgccgccgccgccgcccaccacCGAAGAAACCAGCGGAGCGGTGcggtggtgatgatgatgaccacCATCCCCGCTGCTCGGGGCGCGGTCGCCGCGTGAGACGACGAGGCAGAGACCAGAgagatatatagagagagagagagcagtaGCGAAAGCGCGGAGTGGGTCCGTGGACTGGGGCACGAGCGCCGCCGGAAGAGGTTGCCGGGCGGCTGTAGACCCTCATCGACCACGGCGATGGATATCACGGAGGTGACGGTGGTACACCACGCGGCGCTCGTGCTGGCGGCGCTCTGGGCCGCCGCGGCTGCCGGCTGGGCGCACCCAGCGCTCTTCCTCGTCGCGCTCCTCTACATATTTGCGGTGAGTGCGCATGCTCCATCCACCCGCCCGCGGCCCGCCCGagcctctctttctctctccccCTCTTGCCTCGAATCGATTGCTTAATTTGCCCCCTGTTGACTGCTTCGTGCCGAGAACTCGATGAATTAGTCAAACTCTAGCTCCCGTTTCTTACTGCTACATTTAGGTGTTCGATTTGTATAAtgctcctcttttttttttttgtgggcTTCCATATATTTCCCCTCCTTGTTTTCAACTCAGCTGCATTGTTATGAGTAGGATTAGAGGTAAATTCACGAACACGCTGCATTGTTATGAATATGGTTGTTAGAGTTAAATTCACGAACACGCTGTCTTTGGTAGGTTCCTGATCAACTCATTAACGCATGACAACGTCATGTCTGACCAAAACGGGCCTTGCCATAGCGTTGATGAAAGCAAATCGTTATCATACTTAAGATGCTGGAGATATTCATGTTCGTAAGTCTGGTCGATCGAAGGATGATACACGCTTTCTATGATCCTCTTGTCTTTTACATCCAAACAATCATGTAGAAAGAATTTGGGAAGTTAGAACAAAGTATACACGGTTAATAGGTGGGTTAATCTTTTTGCCAAGACTTCATCAACTATTGTTAGCCAACTAGCTAACTAACCCCACCTAATTTGGGTTAATTTTTAACCCAACTAGTAACTAGCCCTAGCCCATCCAAATATTCCCGAATTTCTAGTACAAATTAAGGCTCTTGGGAGTTGGGAGAAGCATGCCCCCCAAAAAAAAGTTTTGCTTCTATTTTCAGCTTAGTGGAGCAGTTGTTTAATTATAGCCTAGTGGAGCAGTTGTTTAACTATGGAGCAGTTAAAGTCAATTACTGGTCAAGCGTtcacttttttatttttgtttttagagAGCATATCATGGCCGATGCTTTGATCATGTGAATCGACTCTGGGCAAAATTTGAATTATTATTAGTATATTATTACTATTTTTTATTGCGTTGGTCCTGTGATGTGGTTGCGACTTGCAGTTACAGAAGGTCCTTCCTTGGAAATTCAAATTCGATGTTCTGATACTCTACTGTGACCAGTGTCAGAGTTCATTGCAGTGCCCTATAAATGCCGGAAAGTTGACCAAAATACCAATAGGCACTTGAACTAATCTCTCTACTAACATCGAGTTAGATTTATTTTTTCTCTATCAGGCCTCTCAACCTAGCTCGATTTTTCACATGCTGTATGTCAGATTTAGTTTTGGCTTGCTACCCATCTGTGTACCTATGCGACCTTGTTAATATAATAAATTAAATAATATCCTCTTCAAACAAATTATAATAATCACAAGTTCTATGGCCATCTTAGTACCGTGGACCACAAATTGCATTGAAAAATACAATGCAGAAACAGTGTTTAGCATCGAAGGTCGAGTTAATACAGTTTTTCAGTTATCTCATCACAGTAACAATGTGATTTTTAGGTGAATCAACGGTACACAATGAGGTTGTGGAGGCGGATACAGTATGAGGAAAGGAAATGTGCGAATCAGAGAAAGGTACTATAGTTTCTTGATTTAGTGTTCTAGTTCAGCTTTCTTATCCAATTCAAAAGTCTGGTTTACTTCTTACATTTTATTATCTTTTTGGACCAGCTTCTCTCTGATGCAGAGACTGTCAGGTGGCTTAATTATGCTGTGGAAAAGATTTGGCCAGTTTGCATGGAGAGGGTTGCATCCCAGCAGTTCCTTTTGCCCATATTCCCGTGGTTCCTAGAGAAGTTCAAACCATGGACAGCAGTAAGTATGGAGTTTCTTAATAGCTCCTATTACGTATAAGATTTCTTTTACTGTATTCATATTTATGCGTTAATTTTGATTAGTTCTCTTGAAAGTTGTAAAACTCAGAAGCAAAAAAAGAAAGGAATGTAATCTGCTGCCAATTTGTATGCTTACGAAGCTATGATGTATTCCGTTGTATACCTGATCAAATATCCATTTACATTTCATTTGCAGAGGAAAGCAGTAATCCAAAGTCTTTACTTGGGTAGGAACCCACCGATGTTTACAGATATTAGGGTTGTTAACCAATCAACTGATGATGACCACTTGGTGTGTAATGTGAATCTGATATTTTTGTCTCTCAGATATTCGTTTTGTTGACCATGACATGGCTAACGTTTACATGCCAGGTTCTAGAGATAGGGATGAATTTTCTTTCAGCTGATGATATGGATGCAAGAATGGCTGTGCAACTAAGGAAGAGATTAGGATTTGGCATTACAACAAACATGCATATAACTGGGATGCATGTTGAAGGAAAGGTGTGCATCATTTCTTTAATCTTAGTACAAGTTTGTTGGCCTAGTTTTCTTTTCAGTCATCACTGTCTTCTCAGTGTTACACATACTAGTAAGTGTGCATTGGAACTGAGCACTGACATGGATTAGAGCAGCAGATTGTTTTTCAAAACGAAAATGATGTGTAGACAAGAAAAATGAGTCCATATGAAAAAATAGAAGGCAAATATTCCATAATAACTACAAACAGTTGTCGGGGACTTCCATGTCAGCAGCATCTCCAGTACCAGCACAGCAGCAGCCACAGAACAGCAACGATCTTTATAAGATCACATGCAAAACATATCTGGTGTGTTTACTAAGCCTCTCTAGGGCTTTTTTGCAGGTTCTGGTAGGGGTGAGATTTCTGCGGCAGTGGCCATTTATTGGGCGCGTAAGAGTATGCTTTGTTGAGCCTCCATACTTCCAAATGACAGTGAAACCATTGTTTGGTCATGGGCTTGATGTAACTGAACTCCCAGGAATTTCTGGATGGCTTGTAAGTCTATCTAGTTTAGTTTATTGTTTCCATCttgcaaaaaaaatattttattttccacTTACATTTTAATGTCATTACATTTCTCTTAGGTACTCAGTTTATCTTGTTTTTCAATATTTTCAGGACAGGATGCTGGATGTTGCCTTCGGACAGACACTTGTGGAGGTTACATTTCCTACACCATGAAttcttaattaaaaaaaaagctTGGCCTTCATTGTGAAGGTTCTGAGTTGCTTCATTAAACTATAGTTTTAAATTGACCATACTTTTACCTGCATTCGTTTGTCCATTGTTGAACAAGCAAAGGCAAAAGATGTTCTGTGTATTTGAATATGTCAAATATTGTAGCCTCAAACATTGAGCTCGCCTGCAATGGATGTGCTTTTTGACATGGCTTGGGCATTCACTGAGGCATTTTGTTGGATAGTGTTTTTTTAAGGATCATATACAAAATAGCTAAATAACTTTTAGAATTAATTGTTTTGCAGCCCAACATGCTAGTTATTGATCTGGAGAAGTTTGCCTCTGAATCAACAGGTAATTGCTGTAAACTTCTTGTTGTACTGCAATTTGGTTTACTAGTTAGTTGCACCCTCCATTTCAATTGAGTAGGCATATGGGGATAGTAACATATCATAGAATATTCCCGCCCTTCGTGTCGCCCCTCTCAGGCAACTCGGGCGGAGTTAGCACTGCCATCCCCGCGCCAGTCCTCTCCTCTGCTCGTCCTTGCTGCTGGAGGCTGTGCAGCTGCAATGAAGGTGGTGGTGGGGCACTGCTCATTCGCACGGACTGTTCCACCCATCCTGCCCCCTTGGCTTCCTTGCATTTGGCCCGGTGACTACATTCTGCTGGGGGCCTTCTGGGACAGGGGCAGCTGGATTGTGGCGTCCCTGTAGCTTAGATTCGTAGTTCGTCGGTTCGATCTACCCAGGCTCGCATAGGAGGCGCCAAGCACGGCGAAGGGTTGCACCCACAGGGGGGGGGGGTGCTGCTGCTCAGGCTCGTCTGCAGCAATGATGTGCGTGCGCGAGGCGGTGTTGGGTGGCGAGGTGGTGGGAGCATGGCAGTGGCCATGGATGTGTGCAGGCATGGAGCTGTACAGGGGAAAAGTTTGTTAGTTGCAGGTAATCTAATCTGTTATGCTGCTCCTTCGTTTTGGAGCCCAAAAAAAAAgcatgccaaaaaaaaaaaacagatggAGTACCCCAGAGGCTAATTGGCCGGTTTGTTCTATTCAAACTATTTCTGCCATTACTATAGTCTTCTTAGTGTAGCTTCAGCGCCGTCTCAATATTTTTTAGGGCCTTTGTGCAAGCAAGACACTAAGAGCCCAACGAATGTTTCAATGTGGCGATTGAAATATATAGTACTATTAATAAGAGATAACTTGCAGCATCTAAtatgtcaaaaaaaaattggaattaAAATTTAGAAAATTAGATCCCTACAACTGATAACCAAACTAAAACTGCAAATCTGCAACTGCAATCACTTACCGTTGGCCACAGAGTCACGGAGTTGTGGAGTGTCGAACTGAACTGATAACTGATCACGACCAAGGATACGAAGCGAGCACAGTAAATGAATCGTATGAGCCTCAATACCTGTAGTATAGAGGGGTATACTCATGGGCCCTCAACGCCATGGGCCCTGGCCGTCGCACTCCCTGCACCCCCTATGAGACGGGCCTGTGTAGCTTCCATGCTTTCTTGTTACTAGTATACTGTTTTTCATTTTGCACTATTAGTTATTCCTATGCAAAATGTCTGAAATTGTTCTAACTTGATGTCCATAAATATCAGAGAACTGGTTTAGTGTTGATGAGAAGCCTCCTATCGCATATGCTCGAGTGGAGATCCTGGAAGGTGCTGATATGAAGCCATCTGATCCAAATGGTATGTGGAGTATTtataaaatgttaaaaataaggAATATGAGTTATTTTTGAATTAATGTGGAGGATTCCAGACTTGTATTTAGATAACTTTCAGAAAAATGCCTATTGTTGGATCTATGTGCAGGACTAGCTGATCCATATGTGAAAGGACATCTTGGACCC is part of the Sorghum bicolor cultivar BTx623 chromosome 10, Sorghum_bicolor_NCBIv3, whole genome shotgun sequence genome and harbors:
- the LOC110430710 gene encoding LOW QUALITY PROTEIN: shikimate kinase 2, chloroplastic-like (The sequence of the model RefSeq protein was modified relative to this genomic sequence to represent the inferred CDS: substituted 1 base at 1 genomic stop codon), giving the protein MMGSGKSTVGKILAEVLGYSFFDSDKLVEQAGMPSVALIFKXSVFRENESCVLRDLSSMRRLVVATGGGAVIRPINGNYMKKGLSVWLDVPLDALAKRIAQVGTASRPLLDQPCNDP